A region from the Coffea eugenioides isolate CCC68of chromosome 9, Ceug_1.0, whole genome shotgun sequence genome encodes:
- the LOC113782339 gene encoding uncharacterized protein LOC113782339, producing MVFSCQNYTEVQKVQLATMEFTEYAVVWWDQIKKSRRRNGLPELIPWPELRAMMRTRFVPGRYTRDLYHRLQTLVQGNRSVDEYHKEMEILMLRADVQEDPEATMARFLSELRPDIAERVELQYYMELHELVDKAIKVEQRLKRRGTTRSNFGNTTYSTNRPFQPRNDSRPSPNAPTPKPRFEGGKVGNPSISKPPSSTPKFEEPRVQTRARDTRCFKCQGRGHIASQCPNQRTMIMMQNGEIVSEDEAEYEGILPLDGGNDGESPNEEEFSAPEGHFGSALVARRALTARVKEDELQRENIFYTRCFVNQALCSVIIDSGSCTNVASSLMVDNLKLPTRDHPRPYKLQWLNNSREVRVTKQVLISFQIHKYSDEVLCDVVPMQASHIILGRPWQFDRQVTFDGVTNKYSFLYNTKKVRKLMRDEQPLLMLVSKEVALNVHELDIDIPLEVKSLLQEYADVFPEDVPSGLPPLRAYKSNPEETKELQRQVDELLGKGWARESLSPCAVPVILVPKKDGKFVVVYFDDVLIYSKSYDEHLEHIRAVMDVLRREQLYANLKKCNFCTNELVFLGFVISAQGMKVDDQKVKAIQEWPTPRSVGDVRSFHGLAGFYRRFVRDFNTIAAPLTELIKKNENFHWGDSQEQAFHALKHKLTHAPVLALPDFSKTFEIDCDASGIGVGAVLNQGGRPIAYFSEKLNGAALNYSTYDKELLSSILTDALSRRYSLLTSLDAKLLGFELIKELYTQDSDFGELYTSCKHTGQGKFFISDGYLFCANRLCVPHGSLRELLVRESHSGGLMGHFGVDKTLAMLQEHFYWPHMRRDVARVVDRCLACKKAKSKVHPYGLYTPLPISSAPWVDISMDFILGLPRSKYGHDSIYVVVDRFSKMTHFIACHKTDDASHIANLFFKEIVRLHGIPRTIVSDRDVKFLSYFWKTLWSKLGTKLLFSTASHPQTDGQTEVVNRTLGTLLRAIIKKNLKSWEECLPHVEFAYNRAIHSTTGFSPFECVYSFNPLTPLDLVPLPSNERAHLDSKQRAEFVKQLHEKVKANIERRTAQYVKQANKGRQKLILEPGDWVWLHMRKERFPVHRRNYDAFDLRANPSQEEGNGSIIGLNVEIQKDLAVTQINAFSEVVEKAQRVESARLQVRNFQDKKRGFPGCSSGQGNKGTPPKFGMGTGGGRQPRK from the exons ATGGTCTTTTCTTGCCAAAACTACACCGAGGTGCAAAAGGTGCAATTGGCCACCATGGAATTCACTGAGTACGCTgtggtttggtgggaccaaatcAAGAAGTCTAGAAGGAGAAATGGGCTACCTGAGCTCATTCCATGGCCCGAGCTTCGAGCCATGATGCGCACCCGCTTTGTACCTGGACGTTACACTAGGGATTTATACCACCGGTTACAAACCTTAGTCCAGGGCAACCGGAGTGTGGATGAGTAccacaaggagatggagatcctGATGCTTAGAGCGGATGTACAGGAGGATCCTGAAGCCACCATGGCGAGATTCTTGAGCGAGTTACGACCCGATATTGCTGAACGAGTGGAACTTCAATATTATATGGAGTTGCATGAGCTTGTAGACAAGGCTATTAAGGtcgagcaaaggctcaagaggaggggtaccaCTCGATCAAATTTCGGCAATACCACCTACTCTACCAACCGCCCATTCCAACCAAGGAATGATTCTCGGCCTTCACCAAATGCTCCTACACCAAAGCCGAGATTCGAGGGAGGTAAGGTGGGCAACCCTAGTATTAGTAAGCCGCCCTCTTCTACTCCAAAATTTGAGGAGCCTAGGGTACAAACTAGAGCTCGTGATACTcgatgcttcaaatgccaaggtagAGGCCATATTGCTAGTCAATGTCCCAATCAAAGGACTATGATTATGATGCAAAATGGTGAGATCGTGAGTGAGGACGAAGCCGAGTACGAAGGCATACTACCTCTTGACGGAGGTAATGATGGGGAATCACCAAATGAAGAGGAGTTTAGTGCACCCGAGGGTCATTTTGGGTCTGCATTGGTTGCAAGGAGAGCATTAACTGCACGTGTTAAGGAGGACGAGCTTCAACGGGAGAACATCTTCTACACCAGGTGCTTCGTCAACCAAGCACTTTGTAGTGTGATTATTGATAGTGGGAGCTGCACAAATGTAGCTAGTTCACTCATGGTGGACAACTTGAAGTTGCCTACAAGGGATCACCCGCGACCCTACAAACTCCAATGGCTCAACAACTCTCGGGAGGTTCGAGTAACCAAGCAGGTTCTTATATCCTTCCAAATCCATAAATATTCTGATGAAGTATTATGTGATGTAGTTCCTATGCAGGCTAGTCACATTATACTAGGTAGGCCTTGGCAGTTTGACAGACAGGTGACTTTTGATGGTGTGACTAATAAGTATAGTTTCTTGTACAACA ccaagaaagtgaggaagttaATGAGAGATGAGCAGCCACTTCTTATGCTTGTTAGCAAAGAAGTAGCTCTGAATGTGCATGAACTTGATATTGACATACCTCTCGAGGTTAAGTCTCTTTTACAGGAGTATGCTGATGTCTTCCCTGAGGATGTGCCAAGTGGATTGCCGCCACTTAGAG CTTACAAGAGCAACCCGGAGGAGACTAAGGAGTTGCAAAGGCAAGTGGATGAGTTGCTTGGCAAAGGATGGGCACGTGAGAGCTTAAGCCCGTGTGCTGTTCCAGTCATTCTGGTGCCCAAGAAAGATG GAAAATTCGTGgtagtttactttgatgatgTCTTAATTTATAGCAAATCTTATGATGAACACCTCGAGCATATTAGGGCTGTTATGGATGTACTTCGACGAGAGCAGCTCTATGCCAATCTCAAGAAGTGTAATTTTTGCactaatgagcttgtgtttCTAGGGTTTGTTATAAGTGCGCAGGGAATGAAGGTGGATGATCAAAAGGTGAAAGCTATTCAAGAGTGGCCAACACCAAGGTCTGTGGGTGATGTTCGAAGCTTCCATGGCCTTGCGggtttctataggagattcgTGAGGGACTTTAACACTATTGCTGCACCCTTGACCGAGTTGATTAAGAAGAATGAGAACTTCCATTGGGGAGATTCTCAAGAACAAGCCTTTCACGCTTTAAagcacaaactcacacatgcacctgtactTGCTTTACCTGACTTTTCTAAGACATTTGAGATTGATTGTGATGCTTCAGGTATTGGAGTTGGAGCTGTGTTGAATCAAGGAGGAAGACCTATtgcctactttagtgagaaactcAATGGGGCTGCACTGAACTACTCAACTTATGATAAAGAGTT gttgtcttcgatccttacagatGCACTCTCCCGAAGGTACTCTCTACTCACCTCCTTAGATGCTAAGTTGCTAGGGTTTGAACTGATTAAAGAGCTTTATACCCAAGATAGTGACTTCGGTGAGCTTTACACTTCTTGCAAACACACTGGGCAAGGTAAGTTCTTCATTTCCGATGGTTACTTGTTTTGTGCCAATCGGCTTTGCGTCCCACATGGATCACTCCGAGAACTCTTGGTAAGGGAATCCCACTCAGGTGGACTTATGGGACACTTTGGGGTTGATAAGACTCTTGCCATGCTGCaggaacacttctattggccgCACATGAGGAGAGATGTTGCACGGGTGGTAGATCGGTGCTTAGCTTGTAAGAAAGCTAAATCCAAGGTACACCCGTATGGCCTTTACACCCCATTACCTATTTCTAGTGCACCATGGGTAgatatttctatggattttatacTTGGTTTGCCTAGATCCAAGTATGGCCATGACTCCATTTATGTGGTAGTGGATAGGTTCTCTAAAATGACACACTTCATTGCTTGTCATAAAACggatgatgcatctcatattgctaacttATTCTTTAAAGAGATTGTGAGATTGCATGGCATTCCTAGGACCATTGTATCTGATAGAGATGTTAAATTTCTAAGCTACTTTTGGAAGACACTCTGGTCTAAGTTAGGCACCAAATTGCTATTCTCTACTGCTAGTCACCCCcaaactgatggccaaactgaggtGGTGAACCGTACATTAGGTACTTTGTTGCGTGCCATCATCAAAAAGAACTTGAAATCatgggaagagtgtttacctcatgttgagttcGCTTATAATAGGGCTATCCATTCTACTACTGGTTTCTCTCCATTTGAATGTGTTTATAGTTTTAATCCGCTAACACCACTTGATCTAGTGCCATTACCTAGTAATGAGCGCGCACATTTGGATAGTAAACAACGTGCAGAGTTCGTTAAGCAACTGCATGAGAAAGTCAAGGCAAACATTGAGAGGAGAACTGCTCAATATGTCAAGCAAGCTAACAAGGGTCGCCAAAAGTTGATTCTTGAACCTGGAGATTGGGTGTGGTTACACATGCGCAAGGAACGTTTTCCTGTTCACAGGAGAaact ATGATGCTtttgatttgagggcaaatccttctcaagaggaggggaatggtAGCATCATA GGCCTGAATGTGGAGATCCAGAAGGACCTAGCTGTAACCCAAATTAATGCTTTTAGTGAGGTCgtggagaaggctcaacgagtgGAAAGTGCCAGGCTACAAGTGAGGAATTTCCAAGACAAGAAGCGAGGCTTTCCTGGctgtagttcggggcaggggaataaaggtacccctcccaagtttggaatgGGGACCGGAGGAGGAAGGCAGCCTAGAAAGTGA